A DNA window from Brassica napus cultivar Da-Ae chromosome C1, Da-Ae, whole genome shotgun sequence contains the following coding sequences:
- the LOC106403591 gene encoding glutamate receptor 1.1-like, translating into MKNLISLLICFLLFPTIKSRVADQNEGVLKEVRVGLVVDLGSTEGKILETSFALALSDFYRINNEYQTRVSVLARDSQGDPLLAFAAVTNLIKNAKVEAIIGAQSLQEAKLLATVSEKAKVPVLSLLAPNSLSLNKYDHFIQTTHDPTSEAKGITSLIHDLNQTSVVVIYEDADDWRESLQSLVEHFQDERISINRTASFSESSGENHMMNHLRKVTKVSRTAVFVVHMSNSLVSRLLHCAEKLGLMEQGHVWILTARTMHHFHFSDHFSTRSMQGVIGFRSYVPVSSNIMNFTSIATNTLMETKRYSAWAHAVASILANAAERMSLKTSENVSSNLLETMRQSSYKGLSHGGDIQMVGNKFILGTFEIVDMVGTRERRIGLWSCDSFCGIRRDVMASSTNDLEIPRHRFLEENGETKKVLRVLVPAGNKVPNLVSMRLDPETGVYTATGFCIEVFKTCIAPFNYQLEFIPYNNGSYNNLAYLLSTQSDKYDAAVGDITITSNRSLYVDFTLPFTDIGIGILTVKKKSQGMWTFFDPFDTSLWLASGAFFILTGVVVWLVERSVNPEFQGSWGQQLCIMLWFGFSTIVFAQREKLVKMSSRFLVIVWLFVVLILTSSYSANLTSTKTISRIQLNHQAVFASTTLNNMKLGSINAVDAYAQGLRDGTLSHIINELPYLNLLLGYYPDAFVMTDRESSTNGFGFMFQKGSSLATNVSREVAKLRALGTLKDMEKRWFQKLDSLNVRSNAEDVASLNDVDEASNRFSFRELRGLFIIAGVAHVLVIALHLVHMRQELLTKLQSFY; encoded by the exons ATGAAGAATCTGATTTCTCTGCTCATTTGTTTTCTCCTCTTTCCGACGATTAAATCGAGAGTAGCTGATCAAAACGAGGGAGTTTTAAAAGAGGTTAGGGTTGGATTGGTGGTAGACTTGGGTTCCACGGAAGGAAAAATCCTCGAGACTTCTTTTGCCTTGGCGCTTTCAGACTTCTATCGCATCAACAATGAATATCAAACCAGAGTCTCTGTTTTAGCTAGAGACTCTCAAGGAGACCCTCTCCTTGCCTTTGCCGCCG TTACAAACCTTATCAAGAATGCAAAAGTGGAAGCTATTATTGGGGCACAATCATTACAAGAAGCGAAGCTTCTTGCAACAGTTAGTGAAAAAGCTAAAGTTCCGGTATTATCACTTCTTGCTCCAAACTCATTATCTTTGAACAAGTATGATCACTTTATTCAAACCACGCACGATCCGACATCAGAAGCTAAGGGTATAACAAGTCTCATACATGATCTAAACCAGACATCGGTTGTGGTTATATACGAGGATGCTGATGATTGGAGAGAGAGTTTGCAATCACTCGTGGAGCATTTTCAAGATGAAAGAATCAGCATCAACCGTACTGCTTCTTTCTCCGAATCATCAGGAGAGAACCATATGATGAATCACCTAAGGAAGGTTACTAAGGTCTCAAGAACAGCAGTTTTCGTGGTGCATATGTCTAATAGTCTTGTTTCTCGTCTCTTACATTGTGCGGAGAAGTTAGGTCTGATGGAACAAGGTCATGTTTGGATTCTCACCGCAAGAACCATGCATCATTTTCATTTCTCGGATCATTTCTCAACTAGGTCTATGCAAGGGGTGATTGGTTTCAGATCCTACGTTCCAGTATCATcaaatattatgaattttacttCAATAGCGACAAATACATTGATGGAAACTAAGCGTTATAGTGCATGGGCACACGCCGTTGCTTCTATTCTAGCAAACGCAGCTGAGAGAATGAGTCTAAAAACATCTGAAAATGTATCATCAAACCTTCTTGAGACAATGAGGCAGAGTAGTTACAAGGGTTTGAGTCATGGTGGTGACATCCAAATGGTTGGCAACAAGTTTATTTTAGGTACATTTGAGATTGTGGATATGGTTGGAACAAGGGAGAGAAGAATAGGATTATGGAGTTGTGATAGTTTTTGTGGAATAAGAAGAGATGTCATGGCTTCTTCAACCAATGATCTTGAGATCCCAAGACACCGTTTTCTGGAAGAGAATGGTGAAACTAAGAAGGTTCTTAGGGTCTTAGTTCCAGCAGGAAACAAGGTTCCAAATCTAGTGTCCATGCGTCTTGATCCTGAAACAGGTGTCTACACTGCCACTGGATTCTGCATAGAAGTTTTCAAGACTTGCATTGCTCCTTTTAACTACCAGCTAGAGTTCATACCTTATAATAACGGAAGCTATAACAACCTTGCTTATCTACTCTCTACTCAG AGTGACAAATACGATGCCGCTGTTGGTGATATAACCATCACTTCCAACAGATCTTTGTATGTTGATTTCACTCTGCCTTTCACAGACATTGGTATAGGAATCTTGACGGTAAAGAAGAAAAGCCAAGGCATGTGGACTTTCTTTGACCCTTTTGATACATCCTTGTGGCTAGCAAGTGGAGCTTTCTTTATCTTGACTGGAGTTGTTGTTTGGTTGGTTGAACGGTCCGTTAATCCGGAGTTTCAGGGCTCTTGGGGACAACAACTTTGTATCATGCTCTGGTTTGGATTCTCAACCATTGTCTTTGCTCAAA GAGAGAAGCTGGTGAAAATGTCATCAAGATTCTTAGTCATAGTTTGGCTTTTTGTGGTGCTGATATTGACATCAAGTTATAGTGCAAATTTAACATCAACCAAGACCATTTCTCGCATACAACTTAACCATCAGGCGGTTTTCGCCTCTACCACTTTAAATAATATGAAGCTTGGATCCATAAATGCAGTAGATGCATATGCTCAAGGTCTGCGTGATGGAACTCTTAGTCATATTATCAATGAGCTACCCTATCTCAACCTCCTTCTTGGATACTATCCAGATGCTTTTGTAATGACAGATAGAGAGAGTAGTACCAATGGCTTTGGCTTT ATGTTCCAGAAAGGTTCAAGTTTGGCTACTAATGTTTCACGAGAAGTCGCAAAGTTAAGGGCATTGGGAACTTTGAAAGACATGGAGAAGAGATGGTTTCAGAAGCTGGATTCATTGAATGTACGTTCCAACGCTGAAGATGTTGCATCTCTTAATGACGTCGATGAAGCATCTAATCGGTTTAGCTTCCGTGAGTTGCGTGGTTTGTTCATCATTGCTGGAGTTGCTCATGTTCTTGTAATAGCCCTACATCTCGTTCATATGCGTCAGGAGCTACTCACCAAACTACAAAGCTTCTACtag
- the LOC125580737 gene encoding agamous-like MADS-box protein AGL29: MKNTKGKQKIEMKEVEDYENRMTTFSKRKTGIFKKMNELVALCGVEAAFVAFSETGKSHTFAHPCMEDAVGRLKSPLIDESPRKDDTNTDILVGAYKSQKNEDLKKLYADFAEELEMEKEKEKKLKKSKSDKRFDKMWWNAEGLSVEERKQLHQRFVELNVTLCGKVSQQFRKDGDGSDLAGHGH, translated from the coding sequence ATGAAAAATACAAAAGGAAAGCAAAAGATCGAAATGAAGGAGGTGGAAGACTACGAAAACAGAATGACTACGTTTTCAAAACGTAAAACTGGGATCTTCAAGAAGATGAACGAGCTCGTTGCACTATGCGGTGTGGAAGCAGCTTTCGTGGCTTTCTCTGAAACCGGAAAGTCTCACACATTCGCACATCCGTGTATGGAAGATGCTGTTGGTCGACTGAAGAGCCCTTTGATAGATGAATCGCCCAGGAAAGACGATACCAATACTGATATTCTAGTGGGAGCTTATAAGAGTCAAAAGAACGAAGATCTCAAGAAATTGTATGCTGATTTCGCTGAAGAGTTGGAAatggaaaaggaaaaggaaaaaaaattgaagaaatcAAAAAGTGACAAAAGGTTTGACAAAATGTGGTGGAATGCTGAAGGCTTGAGCGTGGAAGAGCGGAAGCAGCTGCACCAACGTTTTGTGGAGTTAAATGTTACCTTATGCGGTAAGGTTTCACAACAGTTTAGAAAAGACGGTGATGGTTCTGATCTTGCTGGACATGGACATTAG
- the LOC125580739 gene encoding aquaporin SIP1-1-like yields MGVVKSATGDMLMTFSWVVLSATFGLQTTEIISAAGLHGVTWAPLAITTFLIFVYVSLFTVVFGSASFNPTGNAAFYAAGIPGDTLFTLAIRLPAQAAGAAGGALAIMEFIPEKYKHMISGPSLLVDVHTGAIAETILSFGITFAVLLIILKGPRRLLAKTLLLSLATICFVVAGSKYTGPAMNPAIAFGWAYMTSSHNTWDHFYVYWISSFVGALSAALVFRTIFPPSPSPPRPQKKQKKQKKPKKAEKQKKA; encoded by the exons atggGTGTTGTCAAGTCGGCGACTGGGGATATGCTGATGACCTTCTCCTGGGTCGTCCTCTCCGCGACCTTCGGTTTACAGACGACGGAGATCATCTCCGCCGCGGGGCTTCACGGAGTCACCTGGGCTCCGTTGGCGATCACCACGTTTCTCATTTTCGTCTACGTCTCGTTATTCACCGTTGTGTTCGGCTCCGCTAGCTTCAACCCTACCGGAAACGCCGCCTTTTATGCCGCCGGGATCCCTGGAGATACCCTCTTCACCTTGGCCATCAGGTTGCCTGCTCAG GCAGCTGGTGCTGCAGGAGGTGCATTAGCCATCATGGAGTTCATACCAGAGAAGTACAAGCATATGATCTCAGGGCCTTCCCTTCTGGTTGATGTGCACACTGGAGCCATCGCAGAGACGATCTTGAGTTTCGGTATTACCTTCGCGGTTTTGCTTATTATCCTCAAGGGTCCACGAAGATTACTCGCTAAGACACTCTTGCTTTCTCTCGCAACCATTTGCTTCGTTGTTGCTGGGTCTAAATACACCGGACCAGCCATGAACCCTGCCATT GCGTTTGGGTGGGCGTATATGACCAGCTCTCACAACACATGGGACCATTTCTATGTCTACTGGATCAGCTCTTTCGTTGGAGCTTTATCTGCTGCATTGGTCTTCCGTACTATCTTCcctccatctccatctccaccTCGACCacagaagaaacaaaagaaacagaagaaacCGAAGAAAGCagagaaacagaagaaagccTGA
- the LOC125580738 gene encoding apyrase 1-like, with the protein MTAKRAIGRHDSVPDKIRRHRGLLLVISIPIVLITLVILLMPGTTSEYALNGGGSGSKKYAVIFDAGSSGSRVHVYCFDKNLDLVPLENELELFLQLKPGLSAYPNDPRQSANSLVTLLDKAEDSVPNELRPKTPVRVGATAGLRALGHEASENILQAVRELLKDRSRLKTEANAVTVLDGTQEGSYQWVTINYLLKTLGKPYSETVGVVDLGGGSVQMAYAISEKDAATAPKPLQGEDSYVREMYLKGRKYFLYVHSYLHYGLLAARAEILKVSEGSNNPCIVTGYDGTYKYGGTAFKAAASPSGASVDECKRVALKALKVNDSVCTHMKCTFGGVWNGGGGGGQKNMFVASFFFDRAAEAGFVDPSQPVATVRPADFEKAANQACNMKMGEGKTKFPRVEEDNLPYLCLDLVYQYTLLVDGFGLKPSQTITLVKKVKYGEHAVEAAWPLGSAIEAVSSL; encoded by the exons ATGACGGCGAAGCGAGCCATCGGGAGGCACGACTCGGTCCCCGATAAGATCCGTCGCCATCGCGGTCTCCTGCTCGTGATCTCGATCCCGATCGTGCTGATCACTCTCGTGATCCTGCTAATGCCGGGGACGACGTCGGAGTACGCGTTGAACGGAGGAGGATCGGGTTCGAAGAAGTACGCTGTGATTTTCGACGCGGGGAGCTCGGGGAGCCGCGTGCATGTTTACTGCTTTGATAAAAATTTGGATCTCGTTCCTTTGGAGAATGAGCTCGAGCTCTTCCTTCAG CTTAAGCCGGGGTTGAGTGCGTATCCTAATGATCCTAGACAATCAGCGAACTCTTTGGTGACTCTGCTTGATAAAGCAGAGGACTCTGTTCCTAATGAGTTGCGTCCCAAGACTCCTGTTAGAGTTGGG GCGACTGCTGGTTTGAGGGCTTTGGGTCACGAAGCTTCTGAAAACATTTTGCAAGCG gtTAGGGAGCTCCTGAAAGATAGAAGCAGGTTGAAGACTGAGGCAAATGCAGTTACTGTTCTGGATGGTACTCAAGAAGGCTCTTATCAGTGG GTGACTATCAACTACTTGCTAAAGACTTTGGGAAAGCCTTACTCAGAAACGGTTGGAGTGGTTGATCTTGGAGGGGGATCTGTTCAGATGGCGTATGCTATATCTGAGAAAGATGCTGCAACAGCACCAAAACCATTACAAGGCGAGGATTCTTATGTCAGAGAAATGTATCTCAAGGGACGAAAGTATTTCCTCTATGTTCACAG CTACCTACATTACGGGTTATTAGCTGCCCGAGCAGAGATTTTGAAAGTTTCCGAGGGCTCTAACAACCCCTGCATTGTCACCGGCTATGATG GTACTTACAAGTATGGTGGAACAGCGTTTAAGGCCGCTGCTTCTCCATCCGGTGCAAGTGTAGACGAATGCAAGCGAGTAGCTCTTAAGGCACTTAAAGTCAATGATTCAGTCTGTACACACATGAAATGCACATTCGGTGGAGTGTGGAACGGTGGAGGCGGTGGTGGCCAAAAGAATATGTTTGTCGCATCGTTTTTCTTTGACAGAGCCGCAGAG GCTGGTTTCGTTGACCCCTCGCAACCCGTGGCTACGGTTCGTCCAGCTGACTTTGAGAAAGCGGCGAACCAAGCGTGTAACATGAAAATGGGAGAAGGGAAAACGAAGTTCCCACGTGTGGAGGAAGACAATCTTCCTTACTTGTGCTTGGATCTTGTTTACCAGTACACTCTTCTCGTTGATGGATTCG GATTGAAGCCATCACAGACAATAACGTTAGTGAAGAAGGTGAAGTATGGAGAACACGCAGTGGAAGCTGCGTGGCCACTAGGAAGCGCCATAGAGGCCGTATCCTCGCTATGA